A genomic window from Chloroflexota bacterium includes:
- a CDS encoding sulfide/dihydroorotate dehydrogenase-like FAD/NAD-binding protein — protein MYKILKREDLTPNIHLYKFEAPEVAVKARPGQFVVIRIDEKGERIPLTVADWDEKEGSVTVVCMEVGTTTNRLATLGTGDAIADFVGPLGKPTEIEKFGTVCCVAGGFAVAVIMPIARALRQAGNNVVSILGARNKDLLFWEDELRNVSDELIVTTDDGSYGRKGLVTEPLKEILEGDNKADRVIAIGPSIMMKFCSLTTKPFGVNTIVSLNPIMVDGTGMCGCCRVSVGGVTRFACVDGPDFDGHQVDWDLLLARQKTYLDEEKHSFERWQSQCDGKCKSEPGGKE, from the coding sequence ATGTACAAAATACTGAAACGAGAAGACCTCACGCCCAACATCCATCTCTACAAATTTGAAGCCCCAGAAGTGGCCGTAAAGGCCAGGCCCGGCCAGTTTGTCGTTATCCGTATCGATGAAAAAGGAGAACGCATTCCGCTGACGGTGGCTGACTGGGATGAGAAGGAAGGCAGCGTGACCGTGGTCTGCATGGAGGTGGGGACAACGACCAACCGGCTGGCCACGCTGGGCACCGGCGATGCCATTGCCGATTTCGTCGGGCCGCTGGGTAAGCCGACTGAAATTGAGAAATTCGGCACCGTCTGCTGTGTGGCGGGCGGCTTCGCTGTGGCGGTGATTATGCCCATCGCCCGGGCCCTGAGACAGGCAGGCAACAATGTGGTCTCCATACTGGGTGCGCGCAACAAGGACCTGCTCTTCTGGGAAGACGAATTGCGCAACGTCAGCGATGAGCTTATCGTTACCACCGATGACGGCTCGTATGGGCGCAAGGGTCTGGTCACCGAACCGCTGAAAGAGATTCTGGAAGGTGATAATAAAGCAGACCGGGTCATTGCCATCGGCCCGAGCATCATGATGAAGTTCTGTTCCCTCACCACCAAGCCCTTCGGAGTGAATACCATCGTCAGCCTGAACCCGATTATGGTTGACGGCACCGGTATGTGCGGTTGCTGTCGGGTATCGGTGGGTGGGGTTACCCGCTTTGCCTGCGTGGACGGCCCTGATTTTGACGGCCATCAGGTGGACTGGGACCTGCTTCTGGCGAGGCAGAAGACCTATCTCGACGAAGAAAAGCACTCTTTCGAGCGATGGCAGAGTCAGTGTGACGGGAAATGCAAGTCGGAGCCCGGAGGTAAGGAGTAA